One genomic region from Carassius auratus strain Wakin unplaced genomic scaffold, ASM336829v1 scaf_tig00021243, whole genome shotgun sequence encodes:
- the LOC113076777 gene encoding myosin heavy chain, fast skeletal muscle-like has translation MGDGEMECFGPAAIYLRKPERERIEAQNTPFDAKTAFFVVEPDEMYLKGTLISKEGGKATVKTLCGKTLTVKEAEIFPMNPPKFDKIEDMAMMTHLNEPAVLYNLKERYAAWMIYTYSGLFCVTVNPYKWLPVYDSVVVTGYRGKKRIEAPPHIFSISDNAYQFMLTDRENQSILITGESGAGKTVNTKRVIQYFATIAVSGAKKVEPVAGKMQGSLEDQIIAANPLLEAYGNAKTVRNDNSSRFGKFIRIHFATTGKLASADIETYLLEKSRVTFQLSAERSYHIFYQLMTGHKPELLEALLITTNPYDYPMISQGEITVKSINDVEEFIATDTAIDILGFSSDEKISIYKLTGAVMHHGNMKFKQKQREEQAEPDGTEVADKIAYLMGLNSADMLKALCYPRVKVGNEMVTKGQTVPQVNNAVSALCKSVYEKMFLWMVVRINEMLDTKQPRQFFIGVLDIAGFEIFDFNSLEQLCINFTNEKLQQFFNHHMFVLEQEEYKKEGIEWEFIDFGMDLAACIELIEKPMGIFSILEEECMFPKATDTSFKNKLHDQHLGKSSAFQKPKPAKGKAEAHFSLVHYAGTVDYNIVGWLDKNKDPLNDSVVQLYQKSSLKLLAFLYAAHAGAEAEGGGKKGKKKGGSFQTVSALFRENLGKLMTNLRSTHPHFVRCLIPNESKTPGLMENFLVIHQLRCNGVLEGIRICRKGFPSRILYGDFKQRYKVLNASVIPEGQFIDNKKASEKLLGSIDVDHTQYKFGHTKVFFKAGLLGTLEEMRDEKLAELVTMTQAVCRGFLMRREFVKMMERRESIFAIQYNIRSFMNVKHWPWMKLYFKIKPLLKSAETEKEMAAMKENFEKMKEDLTKALAKKKELEEKMVSLLQEKNDLQLQVASESENLSDAEERCEGLIKSKIQLEAKLKETNERLEDEEEINAELTAKKRKLEDECSELKKDIDDLELTLAKVEKEKHATENKVKNLTEEMASQDESIAKLTKEKKALQEAHQQTLDDLQAEEDKVNTLTKAKTKLEQQVDDLEGSLEQEKKLRMDLERAKRKLEGDLKLAQESIMDLENDKQQSDEKIKKKDFEISQLLSKIEDEQSLGAQLQKKIKELQARIEELEEEIEAERAARAKVEKQRADLSRELEEISERLEEAGGATAAQIEMNKKREAEFQKLRRDLEESTLQHEATAAALRKKQADSVAELGEQIDNLQRVKQKLEKEKSEYKMEIDDLTSNMEAVAKAKANLEKICRTLEDQGSELKTKNDELVRQLNDINAQKARLQTENGEFGRQLEEKEALVSQLTRGKQAYTQQIEELKRHIEEEVKAKNALAHAVQSARHDCDLLREQYEEEQEAKAELQRGMSKANSEVAQWRTKYETDAIQRTEELEESKKKLAQRLQDAEESIEAVNSKCASLEKTKQRLQGEVEDLMIDVERANALAANLDKKQRNFDKVLAEWKQKYEESQAELEGAQKEARSLSTELFKMKNSYEEALDHLETLKRENKNLQQEISDLTEQLGETGKSIHELEKAKKTVESEKTEIQAALEEAEGTLEHEESKILRVQLELNQVKSEIDRKLAEKDEEMEQIKRNSQRVIDSMQSTLDSEVRSRNDALRVKKKMEGDLNEMEVQLSHANRQAAEAQKQLRNVQGQLKDAQLHLDEAVRGQEDMKEQVAMVERRNNLMQAEIEELRAALEQTERGRKVAEQELVDASERVGLLHSQNTSLINTKKKLEADLVQVQGEVDDTVQEARNAEEKAKKAITDAAMMAEELKKEQDTSAHLERMKKNLEVTVKDLQHRLDEAESLAMKGGKKQLQKLESRVRELEAEVEAEQRRGADAVKGVRKYERRVKELTYQTEEDKKNVIRLQDLVDKLQLKVKAYKRQAEEAEEQANTHLSRYRKVQHELEEAQERADIAESQVNKLRAKSRDAGKSKDEE, from the exons ATGGGAGATGGTGAAATGGAGTGTTTCGGCCCGGCGGCCATTTACCTCCGgaagccagaaagagagagaatcgAGGCTCAGAACACCCCCTTTGATGCCAAAACGGCATTTTTTGTGGTAGAGCCAGATGAGATGTACCTGAAGGGTACTCTTATTAGTAAAGAGGGTGGCAAAGCTACCGTCAAAACTCTGTGTGGGAAA ACACTCACGGTAAAAGAAGCTGAAATCTTCCCCATGAATCCTCCCAAGTTTGACAAAATTGAGGACATGGCCATGATGACCCACCTCAATGAGCCTGCTGTGCTGTATAACCTCAAAGAGCGTTACGCAGCATGGATGATCTAC ACCTACTCTGGCTTGTTCTGCGTCACTGTCAATCCCTACAAGTGGCTGCCGGTGTACGACTCAGTTGTTGTGACTGGATACAGAGGCAAAAAGAGGATTGAAGCCCCACCTcacatcttctccatctctgACAACGCCTACCAGTTCATGCTCACTG ACAGGGAGAATCAGTCTATCCTGATTAC TGGAGAATCTGGTGCAGGAAAGACTGTCAACACCAAACGTGTAATCCAGTACTTTGCAACAATCGCTGTGTCTGGAGCAAAGAAGGTAGAACCTGTCGCTGGCAAAATGCAG GGGTCACTAGAGGACCAAATCATTGCAGCCAACCCTCTGCTGGAAGCTTACGGTAATGCCAAGACTGTAAGGAATGACAACTCTTCTCGTTTT GGTAAATTCATCAGGATTCACTTTGCGACCACTGGAAAACTGGCCTCAGCTGATATTGAAACTT atctgCTGGAAAAGTCGAGAGTGACATTCCAGCTGTCAGCTGAGAGGAGTTATCACATCTTCTACCAGCTCATGACTGGACACAAGCCAGAGCTGCTCG AGGCCTTGCTCATCACCACCAACCCTTACGACTATCCAATGATCAGCCAGGGGGAAATCACTGTCAAGAGCATCAATGATGTGGAGGAGTTCATTGCCACAGAT ACAGCTATTGACATTCTGGGCTTCAGTTCTGATGAGAAAATCAGCATCTACAAGCTGACAGGTGCTGTGATGCATCATGGGAACATGAAGTTcaaacagaagcagagagaggagcAAGCTGAACCTGACGGCACTGAGG TGGCTGATAAAATCGCTTACCTTATGGGGCTCAACTCCGCTGATATGCTGAAAGCTCTGTGCTACCCCAGAGTGAAGGTTGGAAATGAGATGGTGACCAAAGGCCAGACAGTACCACAG GTGAACAACGCAGTCTCTGCTCTTTGCAAGTCTGTCTATGAGAAAATGTTCTTGTGGATGGTCGTCCGTATCAATGAGATGCTGGACACAAAGCAGCCTAGACAGTTCTTCATTGGTGTGCTGGACATCGCTGGATTTGAGATCTTTGAT TTCAACAGCTTGGAGCAGCTTTGCATCAACTTCACAAATGAAAAACTGCAACAGTTCTTCAATCACCACATGTTTGTTCTGGAGCAAGAGGAGTACAAGAAAGAAGGCATTGAATGGGAGTTCATTGACTTTGGTATGGACTTGGCTGCCTGCATTGAGCTTATTGAGAAG CCAATGGGCATCTTCTCCATCCTTGAAGAGGAGTGCATGTTCCCCAAGGCAACAGACACAAGCTTCAAAAACAAGCTGCATGATCAACATCTGGGCAAAAGTTCAGCCTTCCAGAAGCCCAAGCCTGCCAAAGGTAAGGCCGAGGCCCACTTCTCTCTGGTGCACTACGCCGGCACTGTGGACTACAACATTGTCGGCTGGTTGGACAAGAACAAGGATCCATTGAATGACTCTGTCGTGCAACTTTACCAAAAGTCATCGCTCAAACTGCTGGCCTTCCTGTATGCTGCGCATGCAGGTGCTGAAG ctgaAGGAGGCGGAAAGAAAGGCAAGAAGAAGGGTGGTTCCTTCCAAACTGTGTCTGCACTTTTCAGG GAGAACTTGGGTAAGCTGATGACTAACCTAAGGAGCACTCACCCTCACTTTGTGCGCTGCTTGATTCCAAATGAGTCAAAGACTCCAG GTCTGATGGAGAACTTCCTGGTTATCCACCAGCTCAGGTGTAATGGTGTGCTGGAGGGTATCAGAATCTGCAGGAAGGGTTTCCCCAGCAGAATTCTATATGGTGACTTCAAGCAGAG ATACAAAGTATTAAATGCTAGTGTCATCCCTGAGGGACAGTTCATTGACAACAAAAAGGCTTCAGAGAAACTCTTGGGCTCTATTGATGTTGACCACACCCAATACAAGTTTGGACACACAAAA GTGTTTTTTAAAGCTGGTCTGTTGGGAACTCTTGAGGAGATGAGAGATGAGAAACTAGCAGAGCTGGTTACCATGACTCAAGCTGTTTGTCGTGGCTTCCTCATGAGGAGAGAGTTTGTAAAAATGATGGAGAGGAG AGAGTCTATTTTTGCAATCCAATACAACATCCGCTCATTCATGAATGTCAAACATTGGCCATGGATGAAGCTCTACTTCAAGATCAAGCCTCTTCTGAAGAGTGCAGAGACTGAGAAAGAAATGGCAGCCATGAAGGAGAACTTTGAGAAGATGAAAGAAGATTTAACAAAAGCATTAGCTAAGAAGAAGGAGCTTGAGGAGAAAATGGTGTCACTTCTTCAAGAGAAAAATGACCTTCAACTCCAAGTAGCATCT GAATCTGAAAACCTCTCTGATGCTGAGGAGAGATGTGAAGGTCTCATCAAAAGCAAGATCCAGCTTGAGGCCAAACTCAAAGAGACAAATGAAAGACTGGAGGATGAGGAAGAAATCAATGCTGAACTGACTGCCAAGAAGAGGAAACTGGAGGATGAATGCTCCGAGCTGAAGAAAGACATCGATGACCTGGAGCTCACCTTGGCAAAAGTGGAGAAGGAGAAACATGCAACAGAAAATAaa GTGAAAAACCTGACAGAGGAGATGGCCTCTCAGGATGAGAGCATTGCAAAGCTGACCAAAGAGAAGAAAGCCCTCCAAGAGGCACACCAGCAGACTCTTGATGACCTTCAGGCAGAGGAAGACAAAGTCAACACTCTGACTAAAGCTAAGACAAAGCTTGAGCAGCAAGTGGATGAT CTTGAGGGCTCACTGGAACAAGAGAAGAAGCTCCGTATGGACCTTGAGAGAGCCAAGAGAAAGCTTGAGGGTGATCTGAAACTGGCCCAGGAGTCCATAATGGACCTGGAGAATGACAAACAGCAATCAGATGAGAAGATCAAAAA GAAGGACTTTGAGATAAGTCAGCTTCTCAGCAAGATTGAGGATGAACAGTCTTTGGGAGCACAGCTTCAGAAGAAGATCAAAGAGCTTCAG GCCCGTATCGAGGAGCTGGAAGAAGAAATAGAGGCAGAGCGAGCTGCTCGTGCTAAAGTGGAGAAGCAGAGAGCTGATCTCTCCAGGGAACTTGAAGAGATCAGCGAGAGGCTTGAGGAAGCTGGTGGTGCTACTGCTGCCCAGATTGAGATGAACAAGAAGCGTGAAGCTGAATTCCAGAAGTTGCGTCGTGATCTGGAGGAGTCCACCTTGCAGCATGAAGCTACAGCTGCAGCTCTCCGAAAGAAGCAGGCAGACAGTGTAGCTGAACTAGGAGAACAGATCGACAACCTCCAGCGGGTCaagcagaagctggagaaggaGAAGAGTGAATACAAGATGGAGATTGATGACCTGACAAGCAACATGGAGGCTGTGGCTAAAGCAAAG GCAAACCTTGAAAAGATATGCCGTACATTAGAAGACCAAGGAAGTGAGCTAAAAACGAAGAATGATGAGCTTGTCCGCCAACTTAATGACATAAATGCCCAGAAGGCAAGGCTCCAAACTGAAAATG GTGAATTTGGCCGTCAACTGGAAGAGAAAGAAGCTCTTGTTTCTCAACTGACAAGAGGCAAACAGGCTTACACTCAGCAGATTgaggaactcaaaagacatatTGAGGAAGAAGTTAAG GCCAAGAATGCTCTGGCCCATGCGGTTCAGTCTGCCCGTCATGACTGCGACTTGCTCAGAGAGCAGTATGAGGAGGAGCAAGAGGCCAAAGCTGAACTCCAGCGGGGAATGTCTAAGGCCAACAGTGAGGTGGCTCAGTGGAGAACCAAATATGAGACTGATGCCATCCAGCGGACTGAGGAGCTTGAGGAATCCAA GAAAAAGCTTGCCCAGCGTCTGCAGGATGCTGAAGAATCCATTGAGGCAGTGAACTCCAAGTGTGCCTCTCTGGAAAAGACCAAACAGAGACTGCAGGGTGAAGTAGAGGACCTCATGATTGATGTGGAGAGGGCAAATGCATTGGCTGCCAACCTTGACAAGAAACAGAGAAACTTTGACAAA GTCCTAGCAGAGTGGAAACAGAAGTATGAGGAAAGTCAGGCTGAACTTGAAGGAGCTCAGAAAGAAGCTCGTTCTCTCAGCACTGAGCTTTTCAAAATGAAGAACTCCTATGAGGAAGCTCTTGACCACCTCGAGACCCTGAAGAGGGAGAACAAGAATCTGCAac AGGAGATTTCTGACCTCACTGAGCAGCTTGGAGAGACTGGAAAGAGCATTCATGAGTTAGAGAAAGCCAAGAAGACAGTGGAGTCTGAGAAAACAGAGATCCAGGCTGCGCTTGAAGAGGCTGAA GGCACCCTGGAGCATGAAGAGTCCAAGATACTTCGTGTACAGCTGGAGCTGAACCAGGTGAAGAGTGAGATTGACAGGAAGCTTGCTGAGAAGGATGAGGAGATGGAACAGATCAAGAGGAACAGCCAAAGAGTGATTGATTCCATGcagagcactctggactctgaggtTAGGAGCAGAAATGATGCCCTGAGAGTCAAAAAGAAGATGGAGGGAGATCTGAATGAGATGGAGGTCCAGCTGAGTCATGCCAACCGCCAGGCTGCTGAGGCCCAGAAACAGCTCAGGAATGTCCAAGGACAACTCAAG GATGCCCAACTGCACCTTGATGAAGCTGTCAGAGGACAGGAGGACATGAAGGAGCAGGTGGCCATGGTGGAGCGCAGGAATAACCTGATGCAAGCAGAAATTGAGGAGCTGAGAGCTGCACTGGAGCAAACAGAGAGAGGCCGCAAAGTGGCAGAACAGGAGCTGGTGGATGCCAGCGAGCGTGTGGGACTGCTGCATTCACAA AATACAAGTCTTATTAACACCAAGAAGAAGCTTGAGGCCGATCTGGTCCAGGTTCAAGGTGAGGTGGATGATACAGtccaggaggccagaaatgcAGAGGAGAAAGCCAAGAAGGCCATCACTGAT gcTGCCATGATGGCTGAGGAGCTGAAGAAGGAGCAGGACACCAGTGCTCACCTGGAGAGGATGAAGAAGAACCTGGAGGTGACTGTCAAAGACCTGCAGCACCGTCTGGATGAAGCTGAGAGTCTGGCCATGAAGGGTGGAAAGAAACAGCTCCAGAAACTGGAGTCCAGG GTGCGTGAGTTGGAGGCTGAAGTTGAAGCTGAACAGAGACGTGGTGCAGATGCTGTGAAAGGAGTGCGCAAATATGAAAGGAGAGTGAAGGAGCTCACCTACCAG ACTGAGGAAGACAAGAAGAACGTGATCCGACTCCAGGATCTGGTAGACAAGCTGCAGCTGAAAGTGAAGGCCTACAAGCgccaggctgaagaagct GAGGAGCAGGCCAACACTCACCTGTCCAGGTACAGGAAGGTGCAGCATGAGCTGGAGGAGGCTCAGGAGCGCGCTGACATCGCTGAGTCCCAGGTCAACAAGCTGAGAGCCAAGAGCCGTGATGCTGGGAAG AGCAAGGATGAAGAATGA